One region of Mycolicibacterium rhodesiae NBB3 genomic DNA includes:
- a CDS encoding cysteine hydrolase family protein, protein MTAPQTLRAMAGLPLAPVSLADSALVLIDCQNTYTQGVMELEGVQAALDEAAALLDRARTAGTPVIHIQHDDGPGSLYDVNGESGAIVAQVAPRDGEQVVIKNYPNSFVQTDLDDILKAANASSLVLAGFMTHMCVNSTARGAFNLGYSPAVVASATATRALPGVGDQTVPANVVQSASLAALSDLFAVVVADSAAIPG, encoded by the coding sequence ATGACCGCTCCCCAAACACTGCGCGCGATGGCGGGCCTTCCGCTGGCCCCGGTCAGCCTGGCCGATTCCGCGCTGGTCCTGATCGACTGCCAGAACACCTACACGCAAGGCGTTATGGAACTCGAAGGGGTCCAGGCGGCACTCGACGAAGCTGCGGCCCTACTGGACCGTGCCCGTACGGCGGGAACGCCCGTGATTCACATTCAGCACGACGATGGTCCCGGCTCGCTCTATGACGTCAACGGCGAGAGCGGTGCGATCGTGGCGCAGGTGGCACCGCGCGACGGCGAGCAGGTGGTCATCAAGAACTATCCGAACTCGTTCGTGCAGACCGACCTTGATGACATCCTCAAGGCCGCCAACGCGTCCAGCCTCGTGCTCGCCGGATTCATGACGCACATGTGCGTGAATTCCACGGCGCGTGGGGCTTTCAACCTCGGCTACTCGCCCGCGGTTGTCGCCAGTGCCACCGCGACGCGGGCACTGCCGGGTGTCGGCGACCAGACGGTTCCTGCGAACGTCGTGCAGTCGGCAAGCCTGGCCGCGCTGTCGGATCTGTTCGCGGTCGTCGTCGCGGACAGCGCCGCGATACCCGGCTGA
- a CDS encoding LemA family protein has protein sequence MTWRYTVVGLTIGIIVVVVIVVLLAVLVIVGYNGLVRARNAYKNAFAQIDVQLRRRFELIPNLVETAKTYMAHERQTLEAVVAARGAAMNGLAAAQANPGDPAAMQQLAAGQQALDGALSRLNVVVEQYPDLKASQTMMQLSEELTSTENRVAFARQAYNDSVMNYNNKRETFPGSVYAGIFNFAPAALLEIPPERPEMRDAPKVQF, from the coding sequence ATGACCTGGAGGTATACCGTCGTGGGGCTCACCATCGGCATCATCGTCGTCGTCGTAATCGTCGTGTTGCTCGCGGTCTTGGTGATCGTCGGCTACAACGGTCTGGTCCGCGCGCGCAACGCATACAAGAACGCCTTCGCGCAGATCGACGTCCAGTTGCGGCGCCGTTTCGAGCTGATCCCCAACCTCGTCGAGACCGCCAAAACCTATATGGCGCACGAACGCCAGACCCTCGAGGCCGTGGTGGCGGCACGCGGCGCCGCGATGAACGGCCTGGCCGCTGCGCAGGCCAATCCGGGTGACCCGGCCGCTATGCAGCAGCTGGCGGCCGGCCAGCAGGCGTTGGACGGCGCACTGAGCAGGCTCAACGTGGTCGTCGAACAGTATCCAGACCTGAAGGCCAGCCAGACGATGATGCAGCTCTCCGAAGAGCTGACATCCACGGAGAACAGGGTTGCATTCGCCCGACAGGCCTACAACGACTCGGTGATGAACTACAACAACAAGAGGGAGACCTTCCCGGGCAGTGTGTATGCGGGCATCTTCAACTTCGCTCCCGCAGCGCTCCTGGAGATCCCACCGGAGCGCCCAGAGATGCGGGACGCCCCGAAGGTCCAGTTCTGA
- a CDS encoding M48 family metallopeptidase — MNFFDHQRAAKGTTLKLVFLFAAAVVALVAAVDAAAVVAMLYLGSDHNAVDASAIVAVVIVVTAVTLLVIAGGMLFKTLSLRQGGAAVAAAVGAVPVDPTTSDPQLRRLVNIVEEMALASGVPAPRLFVMPREQGINAFAAGFTPADAAIAVTAGALAQLNRDELQGVIGHEFSHILNGDMRLNIRLIGLLAGILLIGMIGLRALQFGGRGSDSKGALPVLAFAFALMVLGFIGVFFANVIKAAVSRQREWLADASAVQFTRQTDGLEGALKKIGGIPSGSRLANSRNAAEVSHMLFGEGARRSFASLFATHPPLLDRVKALNPNFDPSEMAELQQRYAQQAPDGLAEDFALGFAPAGTALGRSLSAPEPSLAESGRRVVSPEQVVARAGTFTPADLKYGAALHAQLPDEVRLLATQPTTAPVAVIALLLAPRGQPLQTSQLSSVAQRLGPAASREAAALADRMAKLPDELRLPFVGLALQQLAAHPRDYQDRLVAALNDLAVADGTVTMFEYCVTRLVWNYLLDAADPARRSKVGNGSLNDVRPVATTLLATLAVASGSDHKAGQRALHHALRRLYGDAATADNPRRLSWQQTLDDGWAAMDALEPKAKQALVEAMVMSVLDDGTVTAAEAELLRAACGLMHVPLPALLA; from the coding sequence ATGAACTTCTTCGACCACCAGCGGGCGGCCAAGGGCACCACGCTCAAACTGGTGTTCCTCTTCGCGGCCGCCGTGGTGGCGCTGGTCGCAGCCGTCGACGCTGCCGCGGTGGTTGCGATGCTTTACCTCGGTTCGGACCACAACGCGGTTGACGCGTCGGCCATCGTGGCCGTGGTCATTGTGGTCACCGCGGTCACGCTGCTGGTCATCGCGGGCGGCATGCTTTTCAAGACGCTGTCGCTCCGGCAGGGAGGAGCGGCGGTCGCCGCCGCGGTCGGTGCCGTACCCGTCGACCCGACCACATCTGATCCGCAACTCCGAAGGCTCGTCAACATCGTCGAGGAGATGGCGCTGGCCTCGGGCGTGCCGGCGCCGAGATTGTTCGTCATGCCGCGCGAGCAGGGCATCAACGCGTTCGCCGCTGGATTCACTCCTGCTGACGCGGCCATCGCGGTAACCGCGGGGGCGCTGGCCCAACTCAATCGCGACGAGTTACAGGGGGTGATCGGGCACGAGTTCAGCCACATCCTCAACGGCGACATGCGGCTGAACATCCGACTGATCGGATTGCTCGCCGGGATTCTGTTGATCGGCATGATCGGGCTGCGGGCGCTGCAATTCGGCGGTCGCGGCAGCGACAGCAAGGGCGCGCTACCCGTCCTCGCGTTTGCGTTCGCGCTGATGGTGCTCGGGTTCATCGGCGTGTTCTTCGCGAACGTGATCAAGGCGGCGGTGTCGCGACAGCGCGAGTGGCTGGCCGATGCGTCGGCGGTGCAGTTCACCCGGCAGACCGACGGGCTCGAGGGGGCGCTGAAGAAGATCGGTGGCATTCCCTCCGGCTCCCGGCTGGCCAACTCCCGTAATGCAGCCGAAGTCAGCCACATGTTGTTCGGAGAGGGGGCTCGGAGGTCATTCGCCTCGCTGTTCGCAACGCATCCACCGTTGCTGGACCGCGTGAAGGCCCTCAATCCCAACTTCGACCCGAGTGAGATGGCGGAGCTGCAGCAGCGGTACGCGCAGCAGGCTCCCGACGGATTGGCAGAGGACTTCGCGCTCGGATTCGCGCCCGCCGGAACGGCGCTCGGCCGTTCGCTCTCCGCCCCGGAGCCGTCGCTAGCCGAGTCTGGCAGGCGTGTTGTCAGCCCCGAACAGGTCGTCGCCCGCGCGGGTACATTCACCCCGGCTGACCTCAAGTACGGTGCCGCCTTGCACGCTCAATTGCCCGACGAGGTGCGCTTGCTGGCAACGCAGCCGACCACGGCCCCGGTCGCGGTGATCGCGTTGCTTCTCGCGCCGCGCGGTCAGCCGCTTCAGACGTCCCAGCTCTCGTCGGTGGCTCAGCGCCTCGGGCCGGCAGCGTCAAGAGAGGCCGCTGCACTCGCCGACCGGATGGCGAAGCTGCCCGATGAGTTGCGCCTGCCCTTTGTCGGCCTGGCCCTCCAGCAGTTGGCGGCGCATCCTCGCGACTATCAGGACCGCTTGGTCGCGGCGCTCAACGATCTCGCCGTCGCCGACGGCACGGTGACCATGTTCGAGTACTGCGTCACCCGGCTGGTGTGGAACTACCTGCTGGACGCGGCCGACCCCGCGCGTCGCAGCAAGGTCGGCAACGGCTCGCTGAACGACGTGCGCCCGGTGGCGACGACCCTCTTGGCAACGCTTGCGGTGGCGAGCGGCAGCGATCACAAGGCGGGACAACGAGCACTTCATCATGCGCTGCGACGCCTCTATGGCGATGCGGCCACGGCGGACAATCCGCGTCGCCTCAGCTGGCAGCAGACGCTTGACGACGGTTGGGCCGCAATGGATGCATTGGAACCGAAGGCGAAGCAGGCGCTCGTCGAGGCGATGGTGATGTCAGTCCTCGACGATGGCACGGTGACAGCCGCGGAGGCCGAACTGCTACGCGCGGCGTGCGGGTTGATGCACGTTCCACTGCCTGCCTTGCTGGCCTGA
- a CDS encoding cysteine hydrolase family protein, giving the protein MSGLPLAPVSLADSALVLIDCQNTYTQGVMELEGVQSALDEAAALLDRARTAGRPVIHIQHDDGPGSLYDIEGESGAIVAQVAPRSGEPVVIKNYPNSFVQTDLDEILKAADASNSVLAGFMTHMCVNSTARGAFNLGYSPTVVASATATRALPGVGNETVPANVLQSASLAALSDLFAVVVADSAAIPG; this is encoded by the coding sequence ATGTCGGGCCTTCCGCTGGCCCCTGTCAGCCTGGCCGATTCGGCGCTTGTCCTGATCGACTGTCAGAACACCTACACACAAGGTGTCATGGAACTCGAAGGGGTCCAATCCGCACTCGACGAAGCCGCGGCGCTGCTGGACCGCGCCCGCACGGCGGGTAGGCCCGTGATTCACATCCAGCACGACGACGGTCCCGGCTCGCTCTATGACATCGAGGGTGAGAGCGGTGCGATCGTCGCGCAGGTGGCACCGCGCAGCGGCGAGCCGGTGGTCATCAAGAACTATCCCAACTCGTTCGTGCAGACCGACCTTGACGAGATCCTCAAGGCCGCCGACGCATCCAACTCGGTGCTCGCCGGATTCATGACGCACATGTGCGTGAATTCCACGGCGCGTGGGGCTTTCAATCTCGGCTACTCGCCAACGGTGGTCGCCAGCGCCACCGCGACGCGGGCATTGCCGGGTGTCGGAAACGAGACCGTGCCCGCGAACGTTCTGCAATCAGCGAGCCTGGCCGCGCTGTCGGATCTCTTCGCGGTGGTCGTCGCGGACAGTGCCGCGATACCCGGCTGA
- a CDS encoding DUF4232 domain-containing protein — MRLSTCVAGTAIAALLVLPAATNTTAAAMPWCGADSLDLSTTPPIYPTPEPFIYLSVLLTNVSEETCSLQGYPGVDLVGPTDPHVGVPPAPDDPPFDGIVSASRTGGDAQPVVLAPGATASSRLGFQPRTSSTGLEPAWPPDTIVVTPPDATTQLQTPWPPGGFSVQLINDGTYPVVTIEPLQPYA, encoded by the coding sequence ATGAGACTCTCAACGTGTGTGGCCGGGACTGCCATTGCGGCTCTGCTCGTTTTGCCGGCGGCGACGAATACGACCGCGGCGGCGATGCCATGGTGCGGGGCGGATTCCCTCGACCTCAGTACCACTCCGCCCATCTATCCCACGCCGGAACCCTTTATTTACCTTTCCGTACTGCTGACGAATGTCTCCGAAGAGACCTGCTCCCTGCAGGGCTATCCCGGCGTCGACCTCGTCGGCCCCACCGATCCCCACGTGGGAGTGCCCCCCGCCCCCGACGACCCGCCGTTCGACGGAATCGTCAGCGCATCACGAACGGGCGGCGATGCGCAGCCCGTCGTGCTCGCGCCAGGAGCAACCGCAAGCAGCCGTCTGGGTTTTCAGCCGAGAACCTCCTCCACCGGGTTGGAGCCTGCCTGGCCGCCAGACACGATCGTCGTGACCCCGCCGGATGCCACGACCCAGCTACAGACGCCGTGGCCACCCGGCGGCTTCAGCGTTCAGCTGATCAACGATGGGACGTACCCGGTCGTCACCATCGAACCGCTTCAGCCGTACGCCTGA
- a CDS encoding TIR domain-containing protein, with amino-acid sequence MAKSVFYSFHYDRDAWRVQQVINMGVVEGQTILNAQKWEEVKRQGDEAIKKWIAEQMKYKSAVVVLVGKETADRKWVRYEINYAWNNYKPLVGVRINGLANRDGYTDSEGDNPFARLTFKDGSGSIADYVPLYRPSGSTSQQVYASIRSNLTNWVDNAYARPGD; translated from the coding sequence ATGGCCAAGTCGGTGTTCTACAGCTTCCATTACGACCGCGATGCATGGCGCGTTCAACAGGTCATCAACATGGGCGTGGTGGAAGGCCAGACGATCTTGAACGCGCAGAAGTGGGAGGAGGTCAAAAGGCAAGGCGACGAAGCGATCAAGAAGTGGATCGCCGAACAGATGAAGTACAAGAGCGCAGTCGTCGTCTTGGTCGGAAAGGAAACGGCCGACCGGAAGTGGGTGCGCTACGAGATCAACTACGCGTGGAACAACTACAAGCCGCTGGTCGGCGTCCGCATCAACGGGCTGGCGAATCGGGACGGCTACACCGACTCAGAAGGTGACAACCCATTCGCGCGCCTGACCTTCAAGGACGGAAGCGGCTCGATTGCCGACTACGTGCCGCTCTACCGACCGAGTGGATCAACGAGCCAACAGGTCTACGCAAGCATCAGAAGCAACCTCACTAATTGGGTGGACAACGCGTACGCCCGGCCAGGCGACTGA
- a CDS encoding HIT family protein: MNPDDECEFCEIVASEEPARIVLRSNEVVAFFPLEPATLGHTLLIPTSHIPDIWALDESAASSLAVATLSVAHAVRTAMSPDGLNIIQSNGEAATQTVPHLHVHVVPRWFDDDMGDIWPEKTDWSSEQKDEAQQAIRDALRDDA; the protein is encoded by the coding sequence ATGAATCCCGACGACGAGTGCGAATTCTGCGAGATCGTCGCGAGTGAGGAACCAGCCCGAATCGTGCTGCGATCCAACGAAGTTGTCGCTTTCTTTCCCTTGGAGCCTGCGACGCTTGGGCATACGCTGCTAATTCCGACGAGCCACATTCCAGATATCTGGGCGCTCGATGAATCTGCGGCCTCGTCGCTTGCGGTAGCGACCTTGAGCGTCGCCCACGCCGTCAGGACGGCGATGTCACCGGACGGACTGAACATCATCCAGTCCAATGGCGAGGCAGCGACGCAGACCGTGCCGCATCTGCACGTTCACGTCGTGCCGCGCTGGTTCGACGATGATATGGGCGACATCTGGCCGGAAAAGACGGACTGGTCGTCCGAGCAGAAAGACGAAGCGCAGCAGGCGATTAGAGACGCACTGAGGGACGACGCGTGA
- the argS gene encoding arginine--tRNA ligase, with protein MTPADLAELLKTTAAAVLSEHGLDTSALPATVTVERPRNPDHGDYATNLALQLGKKVGANPRELAGWLAAALVQADGIAAADVAGPGFVNLRLDASAQNVLVANVIDAGRAYGHSQEFDENINLEFVSANPTGPIHIGGTRWAAVGDALGRLLSTQGAKVVREYYFNDHGAQIDRFSNSLIAAAKGDPTPDDGYAGDYIKDIAAQVLAKEPDALSLPDDEMRETFRAIGVDLMFTHIKASLHEFGTDFDVYTHEDSMHTSGRVEEAITKLRDAGKVYEKDGAVWLRTTDFGDDKDRVVIKSDGNPAYVAADIAYYLDKRERGFDLCIYMLGADHHGYIARLKAIASSLGEDPATVEVLIGQMVNLVRDGQPVRMSKRAGTVITLDDLVEAIGVDAARYSLIRSSVDTPIDIDLALWSSASSENPVYYVQYAHARLSALARNAAELGLAASTAHLELLTHEKEGVLIRNIGEFPRVLKTAAALREPHRVSRYLEDLAGDYHRFYDSCRVLPQGDEDPNDLHSARLALCDATRQVIANGLGILGVSAPERM; from the coding sequence GTGACCCCCGCCGACCTGGCAGAGCTGCTCAAGACCACCGCTGCTGCGGTGCTGTCTGAGCACGGACTCGATACCTCAGCGCTACCCGCCACGGTCACCGTCGAGCGCCCGCGTAACCCCGATCACGGCGACTACGCCACCAACCTGGCCCTTCAGCTGGGCAAGAAGGTTGGCGCCAACCCGCGCGAGCTGGCCGGCTGGCTGGCCGCCGCGCTGGTGCAGGCCGACGGTATCGCCGCTGCCGACGTCGCGGGGCCCGGCTTCGTCAACCTGCGCCTGGACGCCTCTGCCCAGAACGTGCTCGTCGCGAACGTGATCGATGCCGGCCGCGCGTACGGGCATTCACAGGAGTTCGACGAGAACATCAACCTCGAGTTCGTGTCCGCCAATCCGACCGGGCCCATCCACATCGGCGGCACCCGCTGGGCGGCGGTCGGCGACGCGCTGGGCCGCCTGCTGTCGACGCAGGGCGCCAAAGTGGTGCGCGAGTACTACTTCAACGACCACGGCGCCCAGATCGACCGGTTCTCCAACTCGTTGATCGCCGCGGCGAAGGGTGATCCGACCCCCGACGATGGCTACGCCGGCGATTACATCAAGGACATCGCCGCGCAGGTCCTCGCCAAGGAGCCGGATGCGCTGAGCCTGCCCGATGACGAGATGCGGGAGACGTTCCGCGCCATCGGTGTTGACCTGATGTTCACCCATATCAAAGCCTCGTTGCACGAGTTCGGCACTGACTTCGACGTCTACACCCACGAAGACTCGATGCACACGTCCGGCCGTGTGGAAGAGGCGATCACCAAGCTGCGCGACGCAGGCAAGGTCTACGAGAAGGACGGCGCAGTCTGGCTGCGCACCACCGACTTCGGTGACGACAAGGACCGCGTCGTGATCAAGAGCGACGGCAATCCGGCCTACGTCGCCGCCGACATCGCGTACTACCTCGACAAGCGTGAGCGCGGATTCGACCTGTGCATCTACATGCTCGGCGCCGACCACCACGGCTACATCGCCCGCCTCAAGGCCATCGCCAGCTCGCTCGGTGAGGATCCCGCGACGGTCGAGGTGCTGATCGGCCAGATGGTCAACCTGGTGCGCGACGGCCAACCAGTCCGGATGAGCAAGCGTGCGGGAACGGTCATCACACTCGACGACCTCGTCGAGGCCATCGGTGTCGACGCCGCCCGCTATTCGCTGATTCGGTCCTCGGTGGACACCCCGATCGACATCGATCTCGCGCTGTGGTCGTCGGCGTCCAGCGAAAACCCGGTCTACTACGTGCAATACGCGCACGCCCGGCTGTCCGCACTGGCCCGCAACGCCGCCGAACTGGGTCTCGCCGCCAGCACCGCACACCTCGAGCTACTCACGCACGAGAAGGAGGGTGTGCTGATCCGCAACATCGGCGAGTTCCCGCGCGTGCTGAAAACCGCAGCGGCACTGCGTGAACCGCATCGGGTGTCCCGGTATCTCGAAGATCTGGCCGGTGACTACCACCGGTTCTACGACTCGTGCCGCGTGCTGCCGCAGGGCGATGAAGACCCCAACGACCTGCACTCCGCCCGCCTGGCGCTGTGCGACGCCACACGGCAGGTCATCGCCAACGGGCTGGGCATCCTCGGCGTCTCGGCTCCGGAGCGCATGTGA